The genomic DNA CCAACCGTTGGCCGAGGATCATTAAAGAGATCAATTGCACAACAAGGGAAGATCGTTCCTGTTGTGAATTCGACTATGAATGCACTCAGCTTTACGACAAAATGACTGTCTTCAACCTCGACAGAACCAGTAACTGGACCATAATAGCCAACGTGGGGTGTGTCTGCATGAAGAAATTTCAAATGGAAGACTACAAGCCTGCTAAAGCCCCAATCTACAGATGATTAGTGAACAGTTGAAAAATCGCCATATCTATCGTACCAAATTGTGACCCGCTTGAGTACTTAGAAAGAAACCTAAAAGTCAATTATTtgctcaattttaaaaattagttttaggaaaaagtacaaatatgtatatagttaaatTTAAGTCAAActatactatttattttaagtgaGGAGTTGTATTTTACAGTGGTTTTTGAAAAacttgattaaattaaatttgaaggtTCTTAGCGCTGGCGCTAAAATAAGCCATAAATATacgatattgtattttatttatttattacatgtgTGTAAATTAAGTACAACATTAGAACATTTTTTCTGAACTAGTTATagctattatattaaatacatatgtttttatttatatatgtatgttttatatatgacGAATAATCAATTCCAGTAAAAACGTGAACTAAGTTTCATTATAAAACTTCCTTGTCGAAATTCCGTTTGATTTTAAGTCAATTTCCATAAAAATTGTCATAATATTTAACTATTCGTGCTCTTTAGAGCGTATTTTATTGTGtgaatacatttaattattgcatttattttcttaatatatttattttataacgcTTTAAAAATTGTGCCATATTTTGAAGATttgagtatttaaatattttatttattaagacaagtgtataaatgtatatgtatatactatttgtttattttattctaattgcaaaataaaccaaatataaatgtacatgtgTGAAAGTGTAATGATGATTTAGAAATTGTTGAAAATGTTTCGTACTTttcgattgaaaaatttatactcAGTGAAACTAGAATTTTATTGACAACTATactaattattatgaaaattattcttTTATAAATTTAGCGATATTtactgatatataatacaaatgtgaTAAATCTATTCCTATTTGATGTTAAAAGAATCAAGTGccattatattgtataaaaatattatttttatttaattgcatttttgtttagaaatattttttattgcattatatATGCACGATGTGCGTGTATTTGTTTCAAAActgaacaaaaaaaacaaatgaatttatagtgagaatttttaaatacatgattttcatcaaaattttacttttatttcaaactgtaccttttattttttgctaCCAACTGAAaaactaaatttttaatttacacatATAACACATTCAACTGTTTTTTAATCGACGGCTAAAATTTTCACTTGTAATATTGATAAATGACATTCATTGAAATTACACACCTCATCACATTAGAGGGACCATTTAAAATTACctaagatttaaaaatttattgaataattttaataaatctataaatatacccacatattttttcaagaatttattttcaagtatttatcataataattgataaatattctcaaaaaagcTACTTATTATTTCTAACTAAAAACATACTACGAATtacaaatgttaaaaaatgaaTGTAAAACGCTgaaatgatttatatttttcaatattttatttaaaataaacttattcGGATACGTAAAATCATAATAACCAGAAAATTCGTAATAACCAGAAGGGCAAAACTTTTAGAAATTTGCGAGCATCTAGAGATAAGacaagacatacatatgtaagtgcgtTCACGAACACCACAAGTGCACCTTGAGAACTGTCATCAGCTCGCTGTTCCGGCATTtcacaaaatgtaaaaaatatccacatataTACAACACAACAAGTAATCCtatgatgaaataaatatagAGAACTTAAATTTTCAATCGATTTATACCATTTAAGATTCATCATTTGCACTTTCACCGATATGCCGAATATTCAGTGATACATAACCTATAAATATGCTCACATACGACGCGCACAAAAAACACCTGAAAGGATGGCAATACATGTTTGCCGGTGGTGCTTCAGGAGCGACAGCCCGAGCTCTCTGTCAACCCCTGGACGTACTGAAGATACGTTTCCAAATTCAAGTCGAACCGATAGTATCCGGCTCTAAATATTCATCGGTGCTGCAGGCAGTGAGAACCATCATCCGAGAAGAAGGCATCACCGCTATGTGGAGTGGCCACATACCGGCTCAATACTTATCCATATCGTACGGCGTCGCTCAATTCTGGTCCTACGAGGTGTTGACTGAAAAGTGTTACAAAGCCTACACAGATCCGTCGAATTTGTACAAACCTGTGATCAATTTCACCTGCGGTGCCATCGCTGGTAGTTTCGCCACCATCGTTTCTTTCCCGTTCGACACGATTCGCACTAGAATCATAGCCGAAGATAAGAATTCGAGGGTGTACCGAAGTGTGTGGCACACTTTTCATCACATGTATACGACTGAGGGAAGACTCTCGCTTTTTAAAGGTCTCTTTCCGACTATTGCCCAAATAGCACCACATTCCGGTGCTCAGTTTATGTTCTACAaactttttaatgaatattttaatatgttaaACGCTAGTTCGACGGACAAAAATCAAGGTTCTCTGTTGGGCTCTATGTCGGCTGGTTCCATAGCAGGATTTTTATCGAAATTGTGCATATATCCGTTTGATTTAGCAAAAAAACGAATGCAAATACAAGGTTTTCTACACAATCGCAAAAGGTTTGGGGAGAATTTTGTATGTCGTGGATTCATCGATTGCATTATACAGACTGTGAAACGAGAAGGTTTCGTCGCATTATACAAAGGACTTTTTCCCAGTTTGATCAAAGCAACTCTAGTAACATCGTTACATTTCACATTTTTTGAACAGTACTGTAGATTGttttaaagtttaaattattattttgtttgtacagattcttttttgatacattttcatgtgtatgtacatttgttaaaattttaaatatttattaattgttcaatatgtatttagatttatAAAATGATGATCTGATTGTTATGTAATTTGGTTTTGATAGAACTTATGCCGAAtaatgcttacatacatatatggacatgTGCACTATAAtagctatttttatataaaaaaaaactattatatacACTTAGCTTTTCCTTTAAGATCATTTTTTGCACtgtttcacatatgtataatgaaaaaattttaaagaaatcaaCTACTCATTTAAcaagatataaaaattgaatcataaacatttgaaattattatatgtgtTGCTTCACCCTCTTGTATCTTCCTCGTATCCACAATTATGTAAGGCTGTGAAATAGAGAACTTTACCACACACCACTGGCGTGCATACTTATTTAGATGTAAACTTTATTTGGTTAtaggactgattttttttcatgtttgatTAACTTGGTAGATTGAGAATGTTCTGTTTATAAAATGCAGTAATATAATGAATTTACCATTATTGGTATGTGTGTGTAACCATGATATgcaatgttaaaaatatttgtattaatgaaaaaaatgatctgTACTTAGGTGATCTTTATTAGTTTACAACTATACacattgaaaacaaaatatttattttaaatgcatgagaatatcaaaatttttgtaatttatataatttatattagttAAATACCACCATAGAACTTTCTAGTGTAatctatgtatatctatatatttacattttttattagaattttatgctttccaaatttaattatattcgtGCCAaaggtttatatttatttacacaatagtattcaatttttaatactattaatttACTAATGGTTAACCATACGAAATGGTGAATCCCAAGTTTCTCATCAACGTTTCTTTTATGGCAGGTTGTAATTCCTTTTGCATGTACGTCGTAAGCAATGTTCTTATACCTTTCGTGAAAATATCTTCCATTTCCCTCGATATGTCGTCTATATCTTCAAGGCGATCGTCAGGTCCGAAAAGTTTACTCTTTTCCACTCTACGATACATATCTCGTCTGTCCCAATCTCGATAACTTCTCCCTTCGCGAACATTTGGATCAAATCTGAACGTATCTGCTTGCCTTTTGTATCTTCTATCAAGATTATTCTTATAATCATCGTCGGGTCCGTTACGATCATAATCGCGTAAATTTTTGGAAATATACCTTTCACATCCATATGCATATACGCTTATAAAACCTGGTTCGATGAACTCGGAATCAGTTTTGACACTGAATCTGCCTGGAGATTGTTTCAAGGGTTGCGTATAGAATCCTATCCCGGCTTTGCGCAATCTCAATATCATATTACAATCTCTTCTATCTCGTTCGTGTGGATCGTTTGGTCTTTGCCTATGAAAATCTTGATCCCTGTCATCAATGTCTCTCCGCTTGTAAATATCTCCTCTGAAATCTCTGTTTTCATAAAACGTATCTCTGTCTTCTTTACTTATATCGTCCACTTTGCCCAAGTCTCCATGTCCTTCGAACAAATTGACACTTCCACTTATTGTGAGATCGTTGAAGAGCAAGCGTGTTTCCAATGAGACGTTTCTTGGATCGAAGTTGCATCGTTCAACTCTTACCCAATTTTGATTTTGTGGAAGTCTGACACGCATCCGAGTTACATACATGTCTACGGGTGCACTTCGAAGATGCTGATGCAGACTATAGCCTTCAAGATCTATCATTTGTAcctgtaaatattaaattatttgcatTAGAACTTATATTATAGGTTGTGATTTTTATGTTCCAATTAGTCTGGGAtactaaaaacaaaattaaagtaTTCTTTTCATCCAATAATAGATCCCAATTTGGGATTTTTCCTTTAAAttagttcatttttatatatgtacatacttagttCCTAgtaaagttatttaatttgtattgaggaataataaatagcattggtgaatcgtatttattttatgaaatgatATTTGTTAAAAAGTGTTACTATTACAGGAACATCCATGTTTCTGGCTTTCAGCATTTGACGTCTTTTGATCTGATCTAAAGCACTTTCTAGTCGGGTCGCACAACGAGCTGAGGAACCAAAAGCTCGAGGTGGTAATGGCCTACCAGGAACACCAGGCGCAGGATTTCCTTGAGTCACAGCGAACAATGAAAGAAACCTCGACTCTGAATATAAAAGCAATTACTATATTAATCTGTTATAAAATGATTCTTTTACAATATTGttacacaaataaataacaaatttttgtaccaaatgtTTTCATTGCACTTGACCATTGTTACATGTAGTGTTTTCTGACGCAATTTAAATTAGGAAgtgtgtgattttattttaatgacatAATTCCAAAAATTTGTCAAGAATAGACTTCGTAACGCTCAGCAGCCTGTATTATCGCCATGTAACGTTTTCTCATGATTCTTTCGACTATTTTTGCAAGATTTCGGCAGTATTTGATCATTATCTTTGCGAATAATTTACGATGGCCCATTCGCTGATTTTCCTCTCCGTTAACTGAATTGAAAGTGAAATTTCACTTTAATTTAgcgttttattga from Arctopsyche grandis isolate Sample6627 chromosome 1, ASM5162203v2, whole genome shotgun sequence includes the following:
- the Tpc1 gene encoding thiamine pyrophosphate carrier protein 1; the protein is MLTYDAHKKHLKGWQYMFAGGASGATARALCQPLDVLKIRFQIQVEPIVSGSKYSSVLQAVRTIIREEGITAMWSGHIPAQYLSISYGVAQFWSYEVLTEKCYKAYTDPSNLYKPVINFTCGAIAGSFATIVSFPFDTIRTRIIAEDKNSRVYRSVWHTFHHMYTTEGRLSLFKGLFPTIAQIAPHSGAQFMFYKLFNEYFNMLNASSTDKNQGSLLGSMSAGSIAGFLSKLCIYPFDLAKKRMQIQGFLHNRKRFGENFVCRGFIDCIIQTVKREGFVALYKGLFPSLIKATLVTSLHFTFFEQYCRLF
- the LOC143916655 gene encoding uncharacterized protein LOC143916655; this encodes MVRKLWMLFILTMATSAADDGLKYDDDKESRFLSLFAVTQGNPAPGVPGRPLPPRAFGSSARCATRLESALDQIKRRQMLKARNMDVPVQMIDLEGYSLHQHLRSAPVDMYVTRMRVRLPQNQNWVRVERCNFDPRNVSLETRLLFNDLTISGSVNLFEGHGDLGKVDDISKEDRDTFYENRDFRGDIYKRRDIDDRDQDFHRQRPNDPHERDRRDCNMILRLRKAGIGFYTQPLKQSPGRFSVKTDSEFIEPGFISVYAYGCERYISKNLRDYDRNGPDDDYKNNLDRRYKRQADTFRFDPNVREGRSYRDWDRRDMYRRVEKSKLFGPDDRLEDIDDISREMEDIFTKGIRTLLTTYMQKELQPAIKETLMRNLGFTISYG